In the Muricauda sp. MAR_2010_75 genome, one interval contains:
- a CDS encoding carbohydrate binding domain-containing protein yields the protein MSKALKYVGNFLAVVAIVFALSCEEDDSTPVVTVTSVASENFYPGDQVTMEGSNFGAVLFVFLENNQIPFQLDGEILTFTLPSNAAIGSGKVTLVMPDGYIVERNIEVVPRPFPIITALSTNAAPEGGEVTIAGTSLDNLQSVTIGEIEASVVSSTATELTITVPAGLEENLDAPITVVTSGGEATAPGKFYVGENLLLNGGFELGDGDDFTNWSKFNGGDGMTATTTSGEAYYGRSLRAVGAGGDAWRTQLASDAAPTQVDVEYTLSMWIKAQPGTPGDGGNIRFSTNPDALYSGNYDITTEWQQIEWVFTANTNPARAVLDLGVIADAVYFVDNVTLVATGLSGPQPTEILLNGGFEEGDGDDFTNWSKFNGADLLTATTEADEVRSGERALRAVGFGGDAWRTQLASDAVATVDGVEYTASLWIKAAVGPGNGGVIRMSTTGNGDAQYQGDVTVTTEWQKVEWIFTANSTQTGIVLDLGATLDAVYFVDDVSLLAPPEDE from the coding sequence ATGTCAAAAGCCTTAAAATACGTAGGTAATTTTCTAGCCGTCGTTGCAATCGTTTTTGCCTTAAGTTGCGAAGAAGACGATTCCACTCCAGTGGTAACTGTGACTAGCGTTGCGTCAGAAAATTTTTATCCCGGTGATCAAGTTACCATGGAAGGGAGCAATTTTGGTGCAGTTCTATTTGTATTTTTAGAAAACAACCAAATTCCCTTTCAATTAGATGGAGAAATATTAACTTTTACGTTGCCTTCAAATGCAGCTATTGGTAGCGGAAAAGTTACGTTGGTAATGCCTGATGGGTACATAGTAGAACGCAACATTGAAGTAGTTCCAAGACCATTTCCAATTATTACAGCACTATCAACCAATGCCGCACCGGAAGGAGGAGAAGTAACAATTGCAGGAACCTCTTTGGATAATCTTCAGTCGGTGACCATTGGGGAGATTGAAGCAAGTGTGGTTTCGTCAACTGCTACGGAATTGACAATTACTGTTCCAGCAGGTCTTGAGGAAAATTTAGATGCTCCCATCACAGTTGTTACCTCTGGAGGAGAAGCTACAGCACCTGGAAAATTTTATGTTGGTGAAAATTTACTTTTAAATGGCGGTTTTGAACTAGGTGATGGTGATGATTTTACCAATTGGTCCAAATTTAATGGTGGTGATGGTATGACAGCTACTACCACCTCTGGTGAAGCCTATTATGGTAGATCCCTACGTGCCGTGGGGGCTGGTGGAGACGCTTGGAGAACTCAGTTGGCAAGTGATGCCGCTCCAACGCAAGTTGATGTGGAATATACCTTATCCATGTGGATAAAAGCACAACCAGGAACGCCTGGAGATGGTGGAAATATTAGATTCTCAACCAATCCGGATGCGCTCTATAGCGGTAATTATGATATCACCACGGAGTGGCAGCAGATTGAGTGGGTATTTACCGCCAATACCAACCCAGCTAGGGCAGTATTAGACCTTGGTGTTATAGCCGATGCTGTATATTTTGTGGACAACGTAACCTTGGTCGCCACAGGTCTTTCAGGACCACAGCCTACGGAAATTTTGCTCAACGGAGGGTTTGAAGAAGGAGATGGAGATGACTTCACCAACTGGAGTAAATTCAATGGTGCCGATTTACTGACCGCTACAACAGAGGCCGATGAAGTCCGGAGTGGTGAAAGAGCACTTAGGGCCGTAGGATTTGGCGGGGATGCCTGGCGAACCCAGTTGGCAAGTGACGCTGTTGCTACCGTAGATGGTGTGGAATATACGGCAAGCCTATGGATTAAAGCTGCAGTAGGCCCAGGAAATGGTGGTGTTATAAGAATGTCAACAACAGGTAACGGGGATGCCCAATACCAAGGAGATGTAACCGTAACAACAGAATGGCAAAAAGTGGAATGGATATTCACCGCGAATAGCACACAAACCGGTATTGTGTTGGACCTCGGAGCTACTCTAGATGCCGTTTATTTTGTTGATGATGTAAGTCTTTTGGCTCCGCCTGAAGATGAATAG
- a CDS encoding CRTAC1 family protein, which produces MINDIRQRIEAMEVESVPYIFNNQKASILGKRIQSTRGNEQLNLMLTYGLELLNAGKTDESIANLNRVLQVVESNNVESKEELVYYLKKQLAIAYMRKAEQDNCIANHTNESCIIPISPKAQHVLKDGAQQSIVLLNELLAINPNDLECQYLLNIANMTLGQYPEKVPRKFRIPESHFSNSANIPHFTDIAMDLGVDVNQLSGGTCVDDFNGDGYLDIIASSWGLNDQIKYFENDGMGGFSDKTIEAGLKGVTGGLNLRHADYDNDGLMDFMILRGAWLSIFGSIPNSLMRNNGDGTFTDVTKAAGVYSLNPTQTAVWTDVNLDGWLDLFIANEWSEAKQSFCELFLNNGDGTFQNIAKEAGITVPGFFKGVASGDVNNDLYPDLYLSDYDGLNTLYINTTKERGKPSFKIANENAGVAEPKLSFPTWFFDYNNDGFEDIFVSGYSSSEVLPSEMLLRNLKTNTSEYRPLLYQNNGDNTFTEVSIKANLTEPIATMGCNFGDLDNDGFLDFYLATGDPDFFSIVPNKMYRNVNGENFEDVTYSGGFGHIQKGHAIGFGDMDMDGDQDIYAVMGGAVEGDVFRNLLFENPMGNTNNWINIVLEGKQSNRSAIGAKIIITIKEGSKERKIYNTVDSGASFGGNSLMAEIGLGQAEVIKQLEIKWPHHTRPVSIFNNVEVNQTIQIVEGGEIQKHNLPAFSFKRKMAEHQHH; this is translated from the coding sequence ATGATCAACGACATCCGGCAAAGAATTGAAGCCATGGAAGTGGAAAGCGTTCCCTACATCTTCAACAATCAAAAAGCATCCATTCTTGGGAAAAGAATCCAGTCAACTCGGGGAAATGAACAATTAAATCTAATGCTCACCTATGGTTTGGAGTTGTTGAACGCCGGGAAAACAGATGAATCCATAGCGAATTTAAACCGCGTTCTGCAAGTTGTTGAGAGCAATAATGTAGAGTCAAAGGAAGAGTTGGTCTATTATCTTAAAAAACAATTGGCCATTGCCTACATGCGCAAAGCTGAGCAGGACAATTGCATTGCAAATCACACCAATGAATCGTGTATCATTCCCATTAGTCCCAAAGCGCAACATGTTTTAAAAGATGGGGCACAGCAATCCATTGTTTTGCTAAATGAATTACTTGCCATCAACCCGAATGATTTGGAGTGTCAATATTTGTTGAATATAGCCAATATGACCTTGGGTCAGTATCCTGAAAAAGTTCCAAGGAAATTTAGAATTCCAGAGTCGCACTTTTCCAATTCCGCAAATATTCCGCACTTTACGGATATAGCCATGGATTTGGGAGTGGATGTTAACCAACTATCAGGAGGTACTTGTGTGGATGATTTTAATGGTGATGGCTATTTGGACATCATTGCATCTTCCTGGGGACTGAATGACCAAATCAAATATTTTGAGAATGATGGAATGGGAGGTTTTTCAGACAAAACCATCGAGGCCGGACTGAAAGGCGTTACGGGTGGTCTGAATTTAAGACACGCCGATTACGACAATGACGGCCTTATGGATTTTATGATCTTAAGAGGTGCATGGTTGTCCATTTTTGGAAGTATTCCGAACTCTTTGATGCGAAATAATGGCGACGGCACTTTTACCGATGTGACCAAGGCCGCTGGAGTATATTCCCTTAACCCGACACAGACCGCCGTTTGGACCGATGTCAATCTGGATGGTTGGCTCGATTTATTCATTGCCAACGAATGGTCCGAAGCGAAACAAAGCTTTTGTGAACTGTTTTTGAACAATGGGGACGGAACCTTCCAAAATATTGCCAAAGAAGCGGGGATTACTGTGCCGGGCTTTTTTAAAGGAGTGGCCAGTGGTGATGTAAACAATGATTTATATCCCGATCTGTATTTATCCGATTATGATGGCTTAAACACCTTGTATATCAACACCACAAAAGAAAGAGGGAAACCTTCCTTCAAAATTGCAAATGAAAATGCTGGCGTTGCAGAACCAAAATTGAGTTTTCCCACCTGGTTTTTCGATTATAATAATGATGGTTTTGAAGATATTTTTGTTTCAGGGTATTCTTCTTCCGAAGTATTGCCGTCCGAAATGCTGCTTAGAAATCTCAAGACCAACACCTCCGAATATCGACCACTATTATATCAGAATAATGGGGATAACACCTTTACAGAAGTCTCCATAAAAGCCAACCTGACGGAACCCATCGCCACTATGGGCTGTAATTTTGGCGACTTGGACAATGATGGCTTTTTAGACTTTTATTTGGCAACGGGAGATCCTGATTTCTTCTCCATCGTACCCAACAAAATGTACCGCAATGTGAATGGTGAAAATTTTGAAGATGTCACCTACAGTGGTGGTTTTGGGCATATTCAAAAAGGGCATGCCATTGGTTTTGGGGATATGGATATGGATGGCGACCAAGATATTTACGCGGTTATGGGCGGGGCAGTGGAAGGCGACGTGTTTCGAAACCTACTTTTTGAAAATCCCATGGGCAACACCAACAATTGGATCAATATTGTGTTGGAGGGGAAGCAAAGCAATCGGTCTGCGATTGGAGCCAAAATAATCATTACCATTAAAGAAGGTTCAAAAGAACGCAAAATTTATAACACGGTTGATTCCGGAGCGAGTTTTGGGGGCAATAGTTTAATGGCTGAAATTGGTTTGGGGCAAGCCGAGGTTATCAAACAATTGGAGATCAAATGGCCGCATCATACAAGGCCGGTTTCTATTTTCAACAATGTGGAGGTGAACCAAACGATACAAATTGTTGAGGGTGGAGAAATTCAAAAACACAATCTTCCGGCATTTTCATTCAAGAGAAAAATGGCTGAACATCAACACCACTAA
- a CDS encoding glycoside hydrolase family 30 beta sandwich domain-containing protein has translation MRKIKELITILIVILNINCSSNDTNEVGGPTLVPDPTDPTVLQLDASIISPTEVEQNISGFGAATVFRLDSPLGASDMDKLFGTGEGQIGLSILRIRVATDDFARDIELEHAQLAAARGAKIMATPWSPPAEMKTNNDLVSGSLKPESYEDYANYLNDFAAYMETNGVALEAIGIQNEGDYQVSYESCDWTAAQVRDFVRDYGQLITNTKVISPESFQFRHEHTDLMLNDPQAVDNVDIVGGHIYGTQVQDYPYPLALEKGKELWMTEHYTTSDRSANLWPDALLVGKEIHNSMVIGQYSAYIWWYGKRYYGFIGDGEEGTGNGVVTKRGYVMANFSKFIRPGYTRIDADESPQTDVSVSAYSGDGKTVIVAINESDQNKEQQFVITGTTSTSVTPYITSGAKNLEVQETVDIESSIDAFLYVLPPNSITTFVTD, from the coding sequence ATGCGAAAAATTAAAGAGCTCATAACAATCTTAATTGTTATCCTAAATATTAATTGTAGTAGCAACGACACCAATGAGGTTGGAGGACCTACACTAGTACCCGATCCAACGGACCCTACCGTTTTACAGTTAGATGCTTCTATAATTTCTCCGACAGAGGTTGAACAAAACATAAGCGGTTTTGGTGCTGCAACAGTTTTTAGACTGGATAGTCCACTGGGCGCTTCGGATATGGATAAATTATTTGGAACGGGAGAGGGACAAATAGGCCTATCAATTTTGAGAATTCGGGTGGCTACTGATGATTTTGCAAGAGATATTGAGTTGGAACACGCACAACTGGCTGCAGCCAGAGGAGCCAAAATTATGGCCACACCTTGGAGCCCACCAGCCGAAATGAAAACCAATAACGACTTGGTCAGTGGATCATTAAAACCAGAGTCTTATGAGGACTATGCCAATTATTTAAATGATTTTGCGGCGTATATGGAAACTAATGGTGTTGCTCTTGAGGCAATCGGTATTCAAAATGAAGGAGACTATCAGGTAAGTTATGAGTCTTGTGATTGGACAGCTGCCCAAGTGCGGGATTTTGTCCGGGACTATGGACAACTTATTACCAATACCAAAGTCATATCCCCAGAATCATTTCAATTTAGGCATGAGCATACAGATTTAATGCTAAACGATCCGCAAGCAGTAGACAACGTTGATATTGTAGGTGGACACATTTACGGGACACAAGTTCAAGATTACCCTTATCCTTTGGCGTTGGAAAAAGGAAAAGAGCTCTGGATGACCGAGCATTACACGACCAGTGATAGAAGTGCAAATTTATGGCCAGATGCCCTGCTGGTCGGGAAAGAAATTCATAACAGCATGGTAATAGGTCAATACAGTGCGTACATCTGGTGGTACGGCAAACGGTATTATGGTTTTATTGGCGATGGGGAAGAAGGTACAGGAAACGGAGTTGTCACCAAGCGAGGGTATGTAATGGCAAACTTTTCAAAATTCATTCGACCTGGTTATACAAGAATCGATGCTGATGAAAGCCCTCAAACTGATGTATCTGTAAGTGCCTACTCTGGTGACGGAAAAACGGTTATTGTAGCCATAAACGAATCAGACCAAAACAAGGAACAGCAGTTCGTGATTACAGGAACGACCAGCACCAGCGTTACCCCATACATTACCAGTGGTGCCAAAAACCTTGAGGTTCAAGAAACGGTTGACATTGAATCAAGCATAGATGCATTTTTGTATGTATTGCCCCCCAATAGTATTACAACTTTTGTCACTGACTAA
- a CDS encoding FG-GAP-like repeat-containing protein codes for MAWISKNWFYIFLCAVVTSCNDSGVKKKKTSNATTLFSLVPSTQTGINFKNTVKQDIDFNYIEYVYAFNGGGLAIGDINNDGLEDIYFTSNQNSNKLYLNQGDFTFVDGTKNAGLEDSEGWSTGVTMVDINNDGWLDIYVCKSASLRNDALRRNKLFINQKDGTFKNEAKKWGLDQNGFSIQSYFFDYDKDGDLDMYLVNHRPDFDQSNRIENREEREYFRETSDHLFRNDGNTFVDVTLQAKIQNKEWGLSASIGDFNNDGWLDIYVANDFINPDYLYINNQDGTFSDQINTRFKHIPYNSMGSDYADINNDLLPDLVVLDMLAEDHRRGKENMASMNTQGFWNMVEAGYPHSYMANTLQLNNGNGSFSDIGQLAGISKTDWSWAPLIADFDNDGYKDIFVSNGIERELGNQDYKKESVRQQKEKGAMTVQEMMSIMPSEKIANYIYRNNGDFTFEKMIERWGLDKKINTNGVAYADLDNDGDLDLVMNNMSDEATVYKNNSTNNYINIKLIGAENNVKAVGAKVKVYSKEKTQYQELFPSRGYQSSMGYQLNFGLGDEEMINRIEVTWGDNSVLAMDNVKANQTLIFDKKDFKFDGVTPEKVSRNFTGVDPSSLEITYHHQENSFNDFDLQTLLPQKQSQKGPAIAVADVNGDGLEDFYVGGALDQAGETYIQTPDGKFKKANESLFLRERKYEDVTALFFDADGDGDLDLYVGSGGYEVGENNRLLQDRIYTNDGKGNFSTSNKLPKMLGVTKAVVAHDIDRDGDLDLVVGGQVIPGKYPLSSKTYVLKNENGRYMDATEELAPELSEIGIVNNLLFTDYDGDGDQDLAVVGEWFPITFFNNQSGKFTKASLTTLNDTEGWWNTITEVDLDKDGKMDYLVGNLGDNNKFHPTKEKALHIYSTNFDADGKYDMVLSKEYKGNLVPVRGKECSTEQNPFVSEKIQTYKEFANSTLIDIYGEEELNAAYHKQAHEFGSVYLKNKGNGSFEVQKLPTTAQFGPTMAFEVTDINQDGHLDVLGVGNIYEAEVETIRYDANTGYILLGDSKGNLVPYTDNSFFTQGNVKDMKKITIGGEGCFLIANNDETLTIFKRNKG; via the coding sequence ATGGCATGGATATCTAAAAATTGGTTTTATATATTCCTTTGTGCAGTAGTGACTAGCTGCAATGACTCCGGTGTCAAAAAGAAAAAAACTTCAAACGCCACCACCCTATTTTCATTGGTTCCAAGCACACAAACAGGGATTAATTTTAAAAATACGGTTAAGCAAGACATCGATTTTAATTACATCGAATATGTATATGCCTTCAATGGAGGGGGATTGGCCATAGGCGACATCAACAATGATGGCCTAGAGGATATCTATTTTACATCAAACCAAAACTCCAATAAGCTTTACCTAAATCAGGGTGATTTTACATTTGTAGATGGAACAAAAAATGCCGGTCTGGAAGATAGCGAAGGATGGTCCACTGGCGTAACCATGGTAGACATCAATAATGATGGTTGGTTGGATATTTACGTATGCAAATCCGCATCGTTACGAAATGATGCACTGCGAAGAAACAAGCTTTTCATCAACCAAAAAGATGGGACTTTTAAAAATGAAGCCAAAAAATGGGGGTTGGACCAGAATGGTTTTTCCATTCAATCGTATTTTTTTGATTATGACAAGGATGGAGACTTGGATATGTATTTGGTGAACCATCGCCCTGATTTTGATCAAAGTAATAGGATTGAGAATAGAGAAGAAAGAGAATACTTCAGGGAAACCTCGGACCATTTGTTTAGAAATGATGGCAATACGTTTGTTGATGTGACGCTTCAAGCAAAAATTCAGAACAAAGAATGGGGGTTGAGTGCTTCCATTGGTGATTTCAACAACGATGGGTGGCTGGATATCTACGTGGCCAATGATTTTATCAACCCAGATTATTTGTATATAAATAATCAAGACGGAACTTTTTCAGACCAAATAAATACCCGGTTCAAGCACATTCCCTACAACAGCATGGGGTCTGATTATGCCGATATCAACAACGATCTTTTACCAGATTTAGTGGTGTTGGACATGCTTGCCGAAGATCACAGGCGTGGTAAAGAAAATATGGCATCCATGAACACCCAAGGCTTTTGGAACATGGTGGAAGCAGGTTATCCCCATTCCTATATGGCCAATACGCTTCAATTGAACAATGGCAATGGTTCTTTTAGTGATATAGGCCAATTGGCAGGCATCTCAAAAACAGATTGGAGCTGGGCGCCCTTAATTGCCGATTTTGATAACGATGGTTATAAAGACATTTTTGTTTCCAACGGAATAGAACGGGAACTGGGCAACCAAGATTATAAAAAAGAATCCGTTCGGCAACAAAAAGAGAAGGGCGCCATGACGGTTCAAGAGATGATGAGCATTATGCCCTCTGAAAAAATTGCCAACTATATCTACAGAAATAATGGGGATTTTACCTTTGAAAAAATGATAGAAAGATGGGGATTGGACAAAAAAATAAACACCAATGGGGTTGCCTATGCCGATTTGGACAATGATGGTGACCTGGATTTGGTCATGAACAATATGTCCGATGAGGCGACTGTATACAAAAACAATTCAACCAATAACTACATCAACATTAAACTCATTGGCGCTGAAAACAATGTAAAGGCAGTTGGTGCCAAGGTCAAAGTCTATTCCAAGGAAAAAACACAGTATCAAGAACTGTTTCCATCCCGGGGATACCAATCTTCCATGGGATATCAGCTGAATTTTGGTCTGGGTGATGAAGAAATGATTAACCGCATTGAAGTCACTTGGGGGGATAATTCGGTATTAGCAATGGACAATGTCAAGGCTAATCAGACGCTTATTTTCGATAAAAAAGATTTCAAGTTTGATGGTGTTACACCGGAAAAAGTTTCTCGAAATTTTACCGGAGTTGACCCAAGCAGTTTAGAAATAACCTACCATCACCAGGAGAACAGTTTTAATGACTTTGATTTACAGACCTTGCTCCCACAAAAACAGTCCCAAAAAGGTCCCGCAATAGCAGTTGCTGATGTCAATGGGGATGGACTGGAGGACTTTTATGTAGGAGGTGCATTGGACCAAGCTGGGGAAACGTATATTCAAACTCCAGATGGAAAATTCAAAAAGGCCAATGAATCTTTGTTTTTAAGGGAGCGCAAATACGAAGATGTCACTGCGCTGTTCTTTGATGCTGATGGCGATGGCGATTTGGACTTGTATGTGGGCAGCGGCGGTTACGAAGTTGGAGAAAACAATAGGTTGCTTCAAGACAGGATATACACAAACGATGGAAAAGGTAACTTTTCAACATCCAATAAGCTCCCCAAGATGTTAGGGGTTACCAAAGCTGTTGTGGCCCATGATATTGATAGAGATGGCGACTTGGACTTAGTAGTAGGTGGACAGGTAATTCCCGGAAAATATCCGCTCTCATCCAAGACCTATGTGCTCAAAAATGAAAATGGCCGCTATATGGATGCAACGGAAGAACTGGCTCCAGAACTTTCGGAGATAGGCATTGTGAACAATTTACTGTTTACGGATTATGACGGGGACGGGGATCAAGATTTAGCGGTTGTTGGGGAGTGGTTTCCCATTACCTTTTTTAACAACCAAAGCGGAAAATTTACCAAAGCATCCCTTACAACATTAAATGACACTGAGGGCTGGTGGAACACCATTACAGAAGTGGATTTGGACAAGGATGGTAAGATGGATTATCTGGTGGGGAATCTAGGCGATAACAACAAGTTCCATCCTACCAAAGAAAAGGCGCTCCACATCTATTCTACCAATTTTGATGCCGATGGAAAATACGATATGGTATTGAGCAAGGAATACAAAGGGAATCTGGTTCCGGTTCGGGGCAAGGAATGTTCCACGGAACAAAACCCTTTTGTCAGCGAAAAAATCCAGACGTATAAAGAGTTCGCCAATTCTACCCTGATTGATATTTACGGAGAGGAGGAGTTGAATGCCGCCTACCACAAACAAGCACATGAGTTTGGCAGTGTTTATTTAAAAAACAAGGGCAATGGCTCATTTGAAGTGCAAAAGCTCCCTACAACGGCTCAATTTGGGCCAACCATGGCCTTTGAAGTGACCGATATAAACCAAGATGGCCATTTAGATGTTTTAGGTGTTGGAAACATTTACGAGGCAGAAGTGGAAACCATTCGCTACGATGCCAACACCGGTTATATCCTTCTTGGTGATTCCAAAGGAAATCTGGTTCCCTACACGGACAATAGCTTTTTTACCCAGGGTAACGTCAAGGACATGAAAAAAATAACCATTGGTGGAGAAGGGTGCTTTTTGATTGCCAATAATGATGAAACGTTGACCATTTTTAAAAGGAACAAGGGTTAG